Proteins encoded within one genomic window of Pectobacterium araliae:
- the rplL gene encoding 50S ribosomal protein L7/L12: MSITKDQILEAVAAMSVMDVVELVSAMEEKFGVSAAAAVAVAAGPAEVAEEKTEFDVVLKAIGANKVAVIKAVRGATGLGLKEAKDLVESAPAVMKEGVSKDDAEALKKSLEEAGAEVEVK, from the coding sequence ATGTCTATCACTAAAGATCAAATTCTGGAAGCAGTAGCCGCTATGTCTGTAATGGATGTTGTTGAGCTGGTTTCCGCTATGGAAGAAAAATTCGGTGTTTCTGCTGCTGCTGCTGTAGCTGTTGCTGCTGGCCCAGCTGAAGTTGCTGAAGAAAAAACTGAGTTCGACGTTGTACTGAAAGCTATCGGCGCTAACAAAGTTGCTGTAATCAAAGCTGTTCGCGGCGCAACTGGTCTGGGTCTGAAAGAAGCCAAAGATCTGGTTGAATCTGCACCTGCAGTTATGAAAGAAGGCGTGAGCAAAGATGACGCTGAAGCACTGAAGAAATCACTGGAAGAAGCTGGTGCAGAAGTTGAAGTTAAATAA
- the rplJ gene encoding 50S ribosomal protein L10, whose amino-acid sequence MALNLQDKQAIVAEVSEVAKGALSAVVADSRGVTVDKMTELRKAGREAGVYMRVVRNTLLRRVVEGTQFECLKDTFVGPTLIAYSLEHPGAAARLFKEFAKANAKFEVKAAAFEGELIPAAQIDRLATLPTYEEALARLMSTMKEAAAGKLVRTLAAVRDAKEAA is encoded by the coding sequence ATGGCATTAAATCTTCAAGACAAACAAGCGATTGTTGCTGAAGTCAGCGAAGTGGCCAAAGGTGCGCTGTCTGCGGTTGTTGCGGATTCCCGTGGCGTTACCGTTGATAAAATGACCGAACTGCGTAAAGCAGGTCGTGAAGCTGGCGTTTACATGCGTGTTGTTCGTAACACCCTGCTGCGCCGCGTCGTTGAAGGCACTCAATTTGAATGCCTGAAAGACACGTTTGTTGGTCCGACCCTGATTGCATATTCTCTGGAACACCCGGGCGCTGCTGCTCGTCTGTTCAAAGAGTTCGCGAAAGCGAATGCAAAATTTGAGGTCAAAGCTGCAGCCTTTGAAGGCGAGCTGATCCCGGCGGCTCAAATTGACCGTCTGGCAACGCTGCCGACTTACGAAGAAGCACTGGCACGTCTGATGTCGACCATGAAAGAAGCCGCTGCAGGCAAACTGGTCCGCACTCTGGCTGCTGTTCGCGATGCAAAAGAAGCGGCGTAA
- the rplA gene encoding 50S ribosomal protein L1, translating into MAKLTKRMRVIRDKVDVTKQYDINEAVALLKELATAKFVESVDVAVNLGIDARKSDQNVRGATVLPHGTGRSVRVAVFTQGANAEAAKAAGAEFVGMEDLADQIKKGEMGFDVVIASPDAMRVVGQLGQVLGPRGLMPNPKVGTVTPNVAEAVNNAKAGQVRYRNDKNGIIHTTIGKVDFDSNKLKENLESLLVALKKAKPSQAKGVYIKKVSLSTTMGAGVAIDQSGLNAAAN; encoded by the coding sequence ATGGCTAAGCTGACCAAGCGCATGCGCGTGATCCGTGACAAAGTTGATGTAACTAAACAGTATGACATCAACGAAGCTGTTGCTCTGCTCAAAGAGCTGGCCACTGCTAAGTTCGTAGAAAGTGTAGACGTAGCTGTTAACCTCGGCATCGATGCACGTAAATCTGACCAAAATGTTCGTGGTGCAACTGTTCTGCCTCACGGCACCGGTCGTTCTGTTCGCGTTGCTGTCTTCACCCAAGGTGCAAACGCTGAAGCTGCTAAAGCTGCTGGCGCTGAATTTGTGGGCATGGAAGATCTGGCTGATCAGATCAAAAAAGGCGAAATGGGCTTTGACGTTGTTATTGCATCTCCAGATGCAATGCGCGTTGTTGGTCAATTGGGTCAGGTTCTGGGTCCACGCGGCCTGATGCCAAACCCGAAAGTGGGTACGGTAACCCCTAACGTTGCTGAGGCAGTTAATAATGCTAAAGCGGGTCAGGTTCGTTACCGTAACGACAAGAACGGTATCATCCATACCACTATCGGTAAGGTTGATTTCGATTCTAACAAATTGAAAGAAAACCTGGAATCTCTGCTGGTTGCGCTGAAAAAAGCAAAACCATCTCAGGCGAAAGGCGTGTACATCAAGAAAGTTAGCTTGTCTACCACTATGGGCGCTGGCGTTGCCATCGACCAAAGCGGCTTGAACGCTGCTGCTAACTAA
- the rplK gene encoding 50S ribosomal protein L11, whose translation MAKKVQAYVKLQVAAGMANPSPPVGPALGQQGVNIMEFCKAFNAKTESLEKGLPTPVVITVYSDRSFTFVTKTPPAAVLLKKAAGIKSGSGKPNKDKVGKLTSAQVREIAETKAADMTGSDVDAMARSIAGTARSMGLVVED comes from the coding sequence ATGGCCAAGAAAGTACAAGCCTATGTCAAGCTGCAAGTTGCAGCTGGTATGGCTAACCCGAGCCCACCAGTAGGTCCGGCTTTGGGTCAACAAGGTGTTAACATCATGGAATTCTGTAAGGCGTTCAACGCTAAAACGGAAAGCCTTGAGAAGGGTCTACCGACTCCGGTTGTTATTACCGTTTATTCTGACCGTTCTTTCACCTTCGTTACCAAAACGCCTCCAGCAGCAGTTCTGCTGAAGAAAGCGGCTGGTATCAAGTCTGGTTCTGGTAAGCCGAACAAAGACAAAGTCGGTAAATTAACGAGCGCTCAGGTTCGTGAAATCGCAGAAACTAAAGCTGCGGACATGACTGGTTCTGATGTAGACGCCATGGCGCGCTCTATCGCAGGTACTGCTCGTTCCATGGGCCTGGTAGTGGAGGATTAA
- the nusG gene encoding transcription termination/antitermination protein NusG, with product MSEAPKKRWYVVQAFSGFEGRVAQSLREHIKLHNMEELFGEVMVPTEEVVEIRGGQRRKSERKFFPGYVLVQMVMEDASWHLVRNIPRVMGFIGGTSDRPAPISDKEVDAIMNRLQQVGDKPRPKTLFEPGEMVRVNDGPFADFNGVVEEVDYEKSRLKVSVSIFGRATPVELDFAQVEKG from the coding sequence ATGTCTGAAGCTCCAAAGAAACGTTGGTACGTCGTTCAGGCGTTTTCTGGTTTTGAGGGTCGCGTAGCACAATCACTGCGTGAACACATCAAACTCCATAATATGGAAGAACTGTTTGGCGAAGTCATGGTTCCTACTGAAGAAGTAGTCGAAATCCGTGGTGGTCAGCGTCGCAAGAGTGAGCGCAAGTTTTTCCCAGGTTATGTCTTGGTTCAGATGGTGATGGAAGATGCTAGCTGGCATCTCGTGCGCAATATCCCTCGGGTTATGGGGTTCATTGGCGGCACGTCTGATCGTCCTGCTCCAATTAGTGACAAAGAAGTGGATGCGATTATGAATCGCCTCCAACAAGTTGGTGATAAACCTCGTCCTAAAACGCTGTTTGAACCGGGTGAAATGGTTCGCGTTAACGACGGCCCATTTGCTGACTTTAACGGTGTTGTCGAAGAAGTTGACTATGAGAAGAGCCGCCTGAAGGTGTCCGTTTCTATATTTGGTCGTGCGACACCTGTTGAGCTGGACTTTGCTCAGGTCGAAAAAGGCTAA
- the secE gene encoding preprotein translocase subunit SecE, protein MSANTEAQDSGRSLEVIKWLVVGALLVVAIVGNYYYREFSLPLRALAVVILIAAAGGVALLTTKGKATVAFAREARTEVRKVIWPTRQETLHTTLIVAAVTAVMSLILWGLDGILVRLVSFITGLRF, encoded by the coding sequence ATGAGTGCGAATACCGAAGCTCAGGATAGTGGGCGTAGCCTGGAAGTGATTAAGTGGTTAGTAGTAGGTGCCTTGCTGGTTGTTGCGATTGTTGGCAATTATTATTACCGCGAATTTAGTCTTCCTCTGCGTGCACTGGCTGTTGTTATCCTGATCGCCGCAGCTGGTGGTGTGGCATTGCTGACCACGAAAGGCAAAGCAACCGTAGCGTTTGCTCGCGAAGCGCGTACTGAAGTGCGCAAAGTAATTTGGCCGACTCGTCAGGAAACGTTACACACCACGTTAATCGTTGCCGCGGTGACTGCCGTGATGTCACTGATTTTGTGGGGACTGGATGGTATTCTGGTTCGTTTGGTATCGTTTATCACTGGCCTGAGGTTCTAA
- the tuf gene encoding elongation factor Tu, protein MSKEKFERTKPHVNVGTIGHVDHGKTTLTAAITTVLAKTYGGSARAFDQIDNAPEEKARGITINTSHVEYDTPSRHYAHVDCPGHADYVKNMITGAAQMDGAILVVAATDGPMPQTREHILLGRQVGVPFIIVFLNKCDMVDDEELLELVEMEVRELLSQYDFPGDDTPVVRGSALKALEGEAEWEAKIIELAGYLDSYIPEPERAIDKPFLLPIEDVFSISGRGTVVTGRVERGIVKVGEEVEIVGIKDTAKSTCTGVEMFRKLLDEGRAGENVGVLLRGIKREEIERGQVLAKPGSIKPHTQFESEVYILSKDEGGRHTPFFKGYRPQFYFRTTDVTGTIELPEGVEMVMPGDNIKMVVTLIHPIAMDDGLRFAIREGGRTVGAGVVAKVIA, encoded by the coding sequence ATGTCTAAAGAAAAATTTGAACGTACAAAACCGCACGTTAACGTCGGTACTATCGGCCACGTTGACCATGGTAAAACAACGCTGACCGCTGCAATCACTACCGTTCTGGCTAAAACCTACGGTGGTAGCGCACGTGCATTCGATCAGATCGATAACGCACCAGAAGAAAAAGCACGTGGTATCACCATCAACACGTCTCACGTTGAATACGATACCCCGTCTCGCCACTACGCGCACGTTGACTGCCCAGGACACGCCGACTATGTGAAAAACATGATCACCGGTGCTGCCCAGATGGACGGCGCGATCCTGGTTGTTGCTGCGACTGACGGCCCAATGCCTCAGACTCGTGAGCACATCCTGCTGGGTCGTCAGGTTGGCGTTCCTTTCATCATCGTGTTCCTGAACAAATGTGACATGGTTGATGACGAAGAGCTGCTGGAACTGGTTGAGATGGAAGTGCGTGAGCTACTGTCTCAGTACGACTTCCCAGGCGACGATACGCCAGTAGTTCGTGGTTCTGCGCTGAAAGCGCTGGAAGGCGAAGCTGAGTGGGAAGCCAAAATCATCGAACTGGCTGGTTACCTGGATAGCTATATCCCAGAACCAGAGCGTGCGATTGACAAGCCGTTCCTGCTGCCAATCGAAGACGTTTTCTCCATCTCCGGTCGTGGTACCGTTGTTACCGGTCGTGTAGAGCGCGGTATCGTTAAAGTCGGTGAAGAAGTTGAAATCGTTGGTATCAAAGATACGGCGAAATCTACCTGTACTGGCGTAGAAATGTTCCGCAAACTGCTGGACGAAGGTCGTGCAGGCGAGAACGTTGGTGTTCTGCTGCGTGGTATCAAACGTGAAGAAATCGAACGTGGTCAGGTACTGGCTAAGCCGGGTTCAATCAAGCCGCACACTCAGTTCGAATCCGAAGTGTATATCCTGAGCAAAGATGAAGGCGGCCGTCATACTCCGTTCTTCAAAGGCTACCGTCCTCAGTTCTACTTCCGTACGACTGACGTAACGGGCACCATCGAACTGCCAGAAGGCGTAGAGATGGTAATGCCGGGCGACAACATCAAAATGGTTGTTACCCTGATCCACCCGATCGCGATGGATGACGGTTTGCGTTTCGCAATCCGTGAAGGCGGCCGTACTGTAGGCGCGGGCGTTGTTGCTAAAGTTATCGCTTAA
- a CDS encoding GNAT family N-acetyltransferase yields the protein MKTVQLNAATLPVYREELASLLIDAVEKGASVGYHSPLSHKEATEYFHSLQTSVASGERMLWVARDEDGVVGSVQLELCQKPNGKNRAEIQKLLVHSRTRRAGIGRLLIQLLEQSALSQQRGLLYLDTQAGSPAETFYRTLGYRHLGELPDYACTPDGYYHPTAIYYKRLFAVNGLGKAIAS from the coding sequence ATGAAAACCGTTCAACTCAATGCCGCAACCTTACCTGTCTATCGTGAGGAACTGGCTAGCCTATTGATAGATGCTGTAGAAAAAGGAGCTTCTGTTGGGTACCACTCGCCACTGTCCCACAAAGAAGCCACAGAATATTTTCATAGTTTGCAAACATCCGTCGCCAGCGGTGAACGCATGTTATGGGTAGCGCGTGATGAGGATGGTGTCGTCGGAAGCGTACAGCTTGAGTTGTGTCAAAAGCCAAATGGGAAAAACAGAGCTGAAATTCAAAAATTATTGGTTCACAGTCGCACAAGAAGAGCAGGAATAGGCCGACTGCTCATTCAACTATTGGAACAGAGCGCGCTTTCACAACAGAGGGGATTACTCTACTTAGATACTCAAGCAGGTTCCCCCGCAGAAACGTTCTACCGTACATTGGGCTATCGCCATCTGGGAGAATTACCAGACTATGCCTGCACACCCGATGGCTATTATCACCCAACGGCCATTTATTATAAGCGCCTCTTTGCCGTGAATGGTTTAGGTAAAGCCATCGCTAGCTAG
- the coaA gene encoding type I pantothenate kinase — translation MSNREQSLATPYLQFNRSQWAALRDSVPLTLTEEEIVKLKGINEDLSLDEVAEIYLPLSRLLNFYISSNLRRQAVLEQFLGTDGQKIPYIIGIAGSVAVGKSTTARVLQALLSRWPEHRSVELITTDGFLHPNKVLKERDLMKKKGFPQSYDMHSLVKFVSDIKSGTHKVTAPTYSHLTYDIVPNNNKVLEQPDILILEGLNVLQSGMDYPHDPHRVFVSDFVDFSIYVDAPETLLQTWYINRFLKFRQGAFSNPNSYFHNYAKLTEEEAVGIASQLWKEINGLNLKENILPTRERASLIMTKSANHAVECVRLRK, via the coding sequence ATGAGCAATAGAGAGCAATCCCTGGCCACGCCATATCTACAATTTAACCGCAGCCAATGGGCCGCCTTGCGCGATTCCGTCCCGTTAACGCTGACAGAGGAAGAAATCGTTAAGCTCAAAGGGATTAACGAAGACCTTTCATTAGATGAAGTCGCGGAAATTTATCTGCCGCTATCTCGCCTGCTCAATTTCTATATCAGCTCTAATTTACGACGTCAGGCTGTGCTTGAGCAGTTCTTAGGAACTGATGGCCAAAAGATACCTTACATAATCGGTATTGCAGGCAGTGTCGCTGTAGGGAAAAGTACTACAGCTCGTGTGCTTCAGGCGTTATTAAGCCGCTGGCCGGAACACCGCAGTGTAGAACTTATTACAACCGATGGGTTTCTTCATCCAAATAAAGTGCTAAAAGAGCGCGACTTGATGAAGAAAAAAGGCTTTCCGCAGTCATACGATATGCATAGCTTGGTGAAATTTGTATCTGATATAAAATCAGGGACACACAAAGTCACCGCCCCAACGTATTCCCATCTGACATATGACATCGTCCCTAATAACAATAAAGTGCTGGAGCAACCTGACATTTTAATATTAGAAGGCTTGAATGTCTTACAAAGCGGAATGGATTATCCACATGATCCACATAGAGTTTTTGTTTCTGATTTTGTGGATTTTTCTATTTACGTGGATGCACCTGAAACACTGTTACAGACATGGTATATAAATAGATTTTTAAAATTCAGGCAAGGTGCATTCTCAAATCCAAATTCATATTTCCATAATTATGCAAAATTGACGGAAGAAGAAGCTGTCGGCATTGCATCTCAATTATGGAAGGAAATTAATGGACTTAATCTAAAAGAAAATATCCTCCCTACCCGAGAGAGAGCTAGTCTCATTATGACTAAAAGTGCTAACCATGCCGTTGAATGTGTTAGATTAAGAAAATGA
- the birA gene encoding bifunctional biotin--[acetyl-CoA-carboxylase] ligase/biotin operon repressor BirA, translating to MKDITVPLKLIKILSDGEFFSGELLGEMMGMSRAAINKHIQTIRDWGIDVFTVTGKGYSLPAPMQLLDAEVILKHLPEGGVTVLPVVDSTNQYILERLDTLSSGDACLAEYQQSGRGRRGRQWFSPFGANLYLSLYWRLEQGPAAAVGVSLVIGIVMAEVLHKLGADGVRVKWPNDLYLKDRKLAGILVELTGKTGDAANLVIGAGINLQMREPAPDTINQGWINLQEAGIEINRNTLASTLISELRSALVIFELQGLEPFISRWEKLDNYFNRSVRLIIGNREIHGIDRGIDHQGALLLESDGLITPYIGGEISLRGA from the coding sequence ATGAAAGATATTACGGTTCCTCTTAAATTAATTAAAATCCTCTCTGATGGTGAGTTTTTTTCCGGTGAGCTACTTGGCGAAATGATGGGAATGAGCCGAGCTGCGATTAATAAACATATTCAAACTATACGTGATTGGGGAATTGATGTTTTTACTGTAACGGGTAAGGGCTATTCTTTACCAGCGCCTATGCAGTTATTAGATGCAGAAGTTATTCTTAAGCACCTACCAGAAGGTGGCGTGACAGTTTTACCTGTCGTTGATTCTACGAATCAGTACATTTTAGAACGATTGGATACGCTGTCATCCGGTGATGCATGCCTTGCTGAGTATCAGCAATCTGGGCGTGGTCGTCGGGGGCGGCAATGGTTTTCACCCTTTGGTGCGAATTTGTATTTATCCTTATATTGGCGTCTAGAACAGGGACCAGCTGCAGCTGTTGGGGTGAGTCTAGTTATCGGTATTGTAATGGCCGAAGTGCTACATAAGCTTGGTGCTGATGGTGTTCGAGTCAAGTGGCCGAATGATTTGTATCTGAAGGATAGAAAGCTGGCTGGCATTCTTGTTGAACTTACCGGAAAAACGGGAGATGCTGCTAATTTAGTCATTGGTGCAGGCATTAATTTACAAATGAGAGAACCTGCTCCAGATACGATTAATCAAGGTTGGATAAATTTACAAGAGGCAGGTATAGAGATTAATCGTAATACTCTTGCTTCGACTCTTATTTCTGAATTAAGAAGTGCTTTGGTTATCTTTGAACTACAAGGTCTTGAACCATTCATTTCCAGATGGGAAAAATTGGATAATTATTTTAATCGCTCGGTCCGTTTGATTATCGGTAATCGCGAAATACATGGGATAGACCGAGGAATAGATCATCAGGGGGCATTGTTATTAGAAAGCGATGGTCTGATAACACCGTACATTGGTGGGGAAATTTCTCTGCGCGGTGCATAA
- the murB gene encoding UDP-N-acetylmuramate dehydrogenase: MAPSVISLKSHNSFSLSVSASCITIADTKDKLIEGWRVASESQEPVLLLGEGSNVLFLEDFLGTILLNRLKGIDIREESDGWYLHVGAGENWHQLVEYTLKCGITGLENLALIPGCVGSAPIQNIGAYGIELQHVCDYVELLDLKEDKTIRLSAEACQFGYRESIFKHQYRSGFAITAVGLFLKKEWSPILSYGDLAKLNPKTVTSQQVFDSVCHMRRSKLPDPIVTGNAGSFFKNPIVTQQHAKDILQEYPNAPQYLQADGNVKLAAGWLIDQCKLKGFQLGGAAVHEKQALVLINKNNAKSSDIVELARYVRNQVAEKFSIQLEPEVRFIAACGEVNAIEVLS; encoded by the coding sequence ATGGCGCCAAGCGTTATTTCATTGAAGTCTCATAACTCTTTCTCATTATCTGTTTCTGCATCTTGCATTACGATTGCGGATACTAAGGATAAATTGATTGAAGGGTGGCGTGTCGCCAGTGAATCTCAAGAACCAGTTTTATTGCTAGGTGAAGGGAGTAATGTTCTTTTCCTGGAAGATTTTTTAGGCACAATTCTGTTAAATCGACTCAAAGGTATCGATATTCGCGAAGAAAGCGATGGCTGGTACCTTCATGTTGGTGCTGGTGAAAATTGGCACCAATTAGTTGAATATACGCTTAAATGTGGCATTACTGGGTTAGAAAACTTAGCGTTAATTCCCGGATGTGTGGGATCGGCACCAATACAAAATATTGGTGCATATGGTATCGAGTTACAACATGTCTGCGATTATGTTGAATTGTTGGATCTAAAAGAAGATAAAACGATACGCCTTAGTGCTGAGGCGTGCCAATTCGGTTACCGTGAAAGCATATTTAAGCATCAATATCGTTCTGGGTTTGCGATCACTGCAGTAGGGCTTTTTTTAAAGAAAGAGTGGAGCCCAATACTGAGTTACGGTGATTTGGCAAAACTGAATCCTAAGACTGTCACGTCGCAGCAGGTCTTTGATTCTGTATGCCATATGCGCCGAAGCAAACTCCCTGACCCAATAGTGACAGGTAATGCAGGTAGCTTCTTCAAAAATCCTATAGTTACACAGCAGCATGCTAAAGATATTTTACAAGAGTATCCGAATGCGCCTCAGTATTTACAAGCCGATGGTAACGTTAAATTGGCCGCTGGGTGGTTAATCGACCAGTGTAAGCTTAAAGGATTCCAGCTTGGTGGTGCAGCTGTTCACGAGAAACAGGCATTAGTTCTGATTAATAAGAATAACGCAAAAAGCTCAGATATTGTTGAATTAGCTCGTTACGTCCGCAATCAGGTTGCTGAAAAATTCTCCATACAGCTGGAGCCTGAAGTTCGCTTTATTGCTGCGTGTGGAGAGGTCAATGCCATCGAGGTATTATCATGA